The Patagioenas fasciata isolate bPatFas1 chromosome 3, bPatFas1.hap1, whole genome shotgun sequence genome contains a region encoding:
- the BACH2 gene encoding transcription regulator protein BACH2, with amino-acid sequence MSVDEKTDSPMYVYESTVHCTNILLCLNDQRKQDILCDVTLIVEGKEFRAHRAVLAACSEYFLQALVGQTENDLVVSLPEEVTVRGFGPLLQFAYTAKLLLSRENIQEVIHCAEFLRMHNLEDSCFSFLQTQLLNNEDGLFLCKKDTTCQRMHDEENSDGDEEETMETSKISCPRERMHQEPFNFETTVAGADKGEGMLPDSDMLRDSKDNLDKDAVTRYPRYKKYQLACTKNVYNTSHISTSGFASTFSEESSGNGLKSGLAMGQIKSEPQNEENDEESITLCLSGDEPDIRDKEGDVEMDRKQPSPTCVDRPKSGSSPSCLRSFFNRTKSIDLVGFPSTSQQHFGRSPACPFEKGTTQGDHKTDYVPFTGNYGQSHAMQKDASNFTVGSPLRGPGFETLCKQEGELDRRSVIFSSNACDQVNTSVHSYSGVSSLDKDLTETVPKGLWAGSSQSLPSSQTYSHSGLTADHLPGRMRPNTSCPVPIKVCPRSPPLETRTRTSSSCSSYSYAEDGSGGSPCSLRLCELSSSPCSQGPRFLAPEHQEPGVVGDGLYNPVRAQIKCEPSYGTNSSDESGSFSEADSESCPVQDRGHEVKLPFPVDQITDLPRNDFQMMIKMHKLTSEQLEFIHDVRRRSKNRIAAQRCRKRKLDCIQNLECEIRKLVCEKEKLLSERNQLKASMGELLDNFSCLSQEVCRDMQSPEQIQALHRYCPVLRPMDLQPATTISPSSAGVEQSLVTSQCVGESMQCCSEQGSVQLAAPWLPNNVSENCSAAGGLDGADTGTYSERELPPEQSSQTVTVDFCQEMTDKCTTDEQPRKDYT; translated from the exons GTCACTGTCAGGGGATTTGGTCCATTGCTACAGTTTGCCTACACTGCTAAGCTGTTACTCAGCAGAGAAAACATCCAGGAGGTCATCCACTGCGCCGAGTTCCTGCGCATGCACAACCTGGAGGACTCCTGCTTCAGCTTCCTTCAGACGCAGCTGCTGAACAACGAAGATGGCCTGTTCCTGTGCAAAAAAGATACCACCTGTCAGCGCATGCACGATGAGGAGAACTCGGATGGAGATGAAGAGGAGACAATGGAGACGTCAAAAATATCTTGCCCAAGAGAGAGGATGCACCAAGAGCCCTTCAATTTTGAAACCACTGTTGCTGGAGCAGACAAAGGCGAAGGAATGCTGCCTGACTCGGACATGCTGAGAGATAGCAAGGACAATTTGGACAAAGATGCAGTAACACGGTACCCTAGATACAAGAAATACCAGCTTGCTTGTACCAAGAATGTCTACAACACATCACACATCAGTACCTCAGGTTTTGCAAGCACATTCAGTGAAGAAAGCtctggaaatggcctcaaatcaGGACTGGCTATGGGGCAGATAAAAAGTGAGCCTCAGAATGAAGAGAACGATGAAGAAAGCATCACACTTTGCCTGTCTGGAGATGAACCTGACATCAGGGATAAAGAAGGGGATGTTGAAATGGACAGGAAGCAGCCAAGCCCCACTTGCGTCGACAGGCCAAAAAGTGGGTCCTCTCCTTCTTGCTTGCGGTCTTTCTTCAACAGAACAAAAAGCATAGATTTGGTTGGCTTCCCCAGCACTTCCCAACAGCACTTTGGCAGGAGTCCAGCATGCCCTTTTGAAAAAGGGACAACTCAGGGTGACCACAAAACTGATTACGTCCCTTTCACAGGGAACTATGGACAGTCCCATGCCATGCAGAAGGATGCTTCCAACTTCACAGTGGGATCACCACTCAGGGGGCCCGGCTTTGAAACTCTCTGTAAGCAAGAAGGGGAACTGGACAGGAGGAGTGTTATATTCTCTTCAAACGCTTGTGACCAAGTAAACACTTCGGTGCATTCATATTCCGGTGTGAGCAGCTTGGACAAAGACCTCACTGAGACTGTGCCAAAGGGTCTGTGGGCTGGCAGCAGCCAGTCTCTCCCCAGCTCCCAGACCTATTCGCACAGTGGACTGACAGCTGATCACTTGCCGGGAAGGATGCGGCCAAACACCAGCTGTCCGGTGCCAATTAAAGTTTGCCCTCGCTCTCCTCCTTTGGAAACCAGAACCAGGACCTCCAGCTCGTGCTCTTCCTACTCCTACGCAGAGGACGGCAGCGGCGGCTCTCCCTGCAGTCTGCGTCTTTGTGAGCTCTCCTCTTCCCCATGCTCCCAAGGCCCCCGATTCCTGGCACCCGAGCACCAGGAGCCTGGCGTGGTGGGGGATGGATTGTACAACCCGGTCCGAGCCCAGATTAAATGTGAGCCATCCTATGGAACAAACTCCAGCGATGAGTCTGGGTCATTCTCAGAAGCAGACAGTGAATCATGTCCTGTGCAAGACAGAGGGCATGAG gtgAAACTTCCTTTTCCTGTTGATCAAATCACAGATCTTCCAAGGAATGATTTCCAGATGATGATAAAGATGCACAAGCTAACCTCAGAGCAGCTCGAGTTCATCCACGATGTCCGCCGACGCAGCAAGAACCGTATTGCAGCTCAGCGCTGCCGCAAGAGGAAACTGGATTGTATTCAGAACCTAGAATGTGAAATCCGCAAGCTG GTGTGTGAGAAAGAGAAATTGCTCTCAGAAAGGAACCAGCTGAAAGCAAGCATGGGAGAATTGTTAGACAACTTCTCGTGTCTTTCTCAAGAAGTGTGTAGAGACATGCAGAGCCCGGAACAGATTCAAGCTCTCCACCGATACTGCCCCGTTCTCAGACCCATGGATCTACAGCCAGCCACCACCATCAGCCCCTCCTCAGCTGGCGTGGAGCAGAGCCTGGTGACCTCCCAGTGCGTCGGGGAGAGCATGCAGTGCTGCTCGGAGCAAGGCTCGGTGCAACTGGCAGCGCCCTGGCTGCCCAACAACGTCTCAGAGAATTGTTCGGCCGCCGGGGGATTGGATGGAGCCGACACAGGTACTTACTCCGAGAGAGAGCTTCCGCCAGAGCAGAGCAGCCAAACGGTCACGGTAGACTTCTGTCAGGAAATGACTGATAAATGTACAACAGATGAACAACCTAGGAAAGATTACACCTAG